The sequence TGAGCTCTGTCTTATGTGTTATCTCCGGAGCGCAGCCCTTTAGTACCAAAGGAAATCCTATCTCTTTTGCCGCCTGGATTGCTTCTTCCTTCGTCTTCGCCAGCTTCTCTTTTGTTATTGGAATACCATAAGAAGCTAAAAACTTTTTCGACTCATACTCTGAGAGTGTGCTCTGTCCTTTTTTTATAGCTTCGTCTAAAATTTTCATCTTTCCTCTCCTCCTACACTCATTTATCCTCTCGGACTTCAAATATAAGCTCTACAGTAAAAAGTGTACCATCTTATCGACAATCTTGCTATAACGATCTCCAAACCCAATGATCTCAAACTCTCTAACATCATTTCCTAAATGGCTAATATGTATTTCCATACGATTCTCAGGTAACAGATGGGCTATTTTCTCTGCCCACTCAATTAAAGTAACCCCCTTCCCTTCAAAATACTCTTCATATCCAAGGTTCTCCAGATCCGAATTGCCTTCCAGCCGGTAAAGATCAAAATGATAAAGGGGAATCCTGCCCTGGTATTCATTGACTATGGTGTAAGTTGGACTGGTTATGCAGTATTCTTCAGGGACACCTACTCCCCGTGCCAGCCCTTTCGCTAACTGGGTCTTTCCTGTCCCTAAATCCCCGATCAATGCAACAATATCACCAGTTGTCAAATATTTACCCAAAATCTCTCCAAATTCAAGGGTAGCATGTGGGCTCTTTAGTTTTGTTTTAATTCGTTTTTCCTTCACAGAAGATAGCTTGATTGTAAGCAGTCAGCGCTCAGCGGTCAGTATTCACCAAACATTGCCTTAGCTAATTATGGGGTTTTTGTCCTAACCTATCTGTTTTATTGAGAGCTGACGGCTGATAGCTAAATGCTCACGTTAGATTTATCTCCTTACAGAATCCCTCAACTCATTTAAAACCGACGGTATCCTTTCTATAACATCTGTGGCAAGCAAACCTATCTCTCCCCTTTCAGAGACAATAGTATCTCCTGCCAGTCCATGGGAAAAGACCGCTAATTTAGCAGCATCCATTATATCAAACCCCTGGGCAATAAAACTTGAGAGCATACCGGTCAGGACGTCCCCCATGCCAGCGGCAGCCATCCCTGGATTTCCTGTGGGATTGATCCAGATGCCCCCAAAGGGGTCAGCTATTATTGTTCTAAATCCTTTTAAAACCAGATAGACATTGTATTCCTGGGCAAACCTGCGAGAAATTTCTATCCTATCATTCTGGATTTCTGCTGCTGAGGTATTCATTAACCTTGCCATCTCTCCGGGATGAGGGGTCAATACAACAACTGCCCTTGCTTCTTTCAGGATGTTTACATCTCTTGCCAGGGCATTCAGACCATCGGCATCAATTACAAGCGGAATATTGACTTCTTTAACAATTCTATGAACGAGTTCTATAGTTCCATCATTTGTAGATACCCCGGGGCCCAAAGCCAATGCGCTCTTTTTCTCTGTTAATGCTACAATCTTTTCAAGGGCTTGGATACCCAAAAATCCCGGGGGAGTCTCAGGCAAAGGTTCGGTCATTACCTCTGTCAGCTTATTCTCCATTATAGGATTAAGACTTTCCGGTATACCCAGAGTAACAAGCCCGACCCCTGCATGCATAGCTCCCTGGCAGGTCA is a genomic window of Thermodesulfobacteriota bacterium containing:
- the tsaE gene encoding tRNA (adenosine(37)-N6)-threonylcarbamoyltransferase complex ATPase subunit type 1 TsaE, with product MKEKRIKTKLKSPHATLEFGEILGKYLTTGDIVALIGDLGTGKTQLAKGLARGVGVPEEYCITSPTYTIVNEYQGRIPLYHFDLYRLEGNSDLENLGYEEYFEGKGVTLIEWAEKIAHLLPENRMEIHISHLGNDVREFEIIGFGDRYSKIVDKMVHFLL
- a CDS encoding acetate--CoA ligase family protein — protein: MKILDEAIKKGQSTLSEYESKKFLASYGIPITKEKLAKTKEEAIQAAKEIGFPLVLKGCAPEITHKTEL